Proteins encoded together in one uncultured Flavobacterium sp. window:
- a CDS encoding pyridoxal-phosphate dependent enzyme: MDFSKNILETIGNTPLVKLNKIVAEIDALVLAKVETFNPGNSVKDRMAVKMIEDAEADGRLKPGGTIIEGTSGNTGMGLALVAIIKGYKLICVISDKQSKEKMDILRAVGAKVVVCPTDVEPTDPRSYYSVSKRLADETPNSWYVNQYDNLSNTLAHYEQTGPEIWKQTDGKITHFVVGVGTGGTISGVGKYLKEQNPNIKIWGIDTYGSVFKKYHETGIFDENEIYSYITEGIGEDILPKNVDFSIIDGFTKVTDKDAAVYTRKIALEEAIFVGNSAGACIKGLLQLKEHFKPDDVVVVLFHDSGSRYVGKMFNDDWMRERGFLEENITKAEDVIKDHIDKQLIVVRTEELVSHAIERMRKYKISQIPVVDINGFVGSVDETDLFRSYVADKNVAEKPIKEVMGKPFPIVKLGTPIEEVSKLFTKENDAVLVDLENGKHHIITKYDIIGSIK; this comes from the coding sequence ATGGACTTTTCAAAAAACATTTTAGAAACAATTGGTAATACACCATTGGTAAAACTCAACAAAATTGTTGCTGAAATTGATGCCTTGGTATTGGCAAAAGTCGAAACTTTTAATCCGGGAAATTCTGTAAAAGACAGAATGGCCGTGAAAATGATTGAAGACGCAGAGGCAGATGGCAGATTAAAACCAGGAGGAACTATTATTGAAGGAACTTCTGGAAATACAGGAATGGGATTGGCTCTTGTGGCAATCATAAAAGGATACAAATTAATTTGTGTAATATCTGATAAACAGTCTAAAGAAAAAATGGATATTTTGCGTGCAGTTGGAGCAAAAGTAGTAGTTTGTCCTACTGATGTTGAGCCAACTGATCCACGTTCTTATTATTCGGTTTCTAAACGTTTAGCAGATGAAACACCAAATTCATGGTACGTAAATCAATACGATAACTTGTCTAATACGTTGGCACATTATGAGCAAACAGGACCTGAAATCTGGAAACAAACAGATGGTAAAATTACTCATTTTGTAGTTGGAGTAGGAACTGGAGGAACTATTTCAGGAGTAGGGAAATATTTGAAAGAGCAAAATCCAAATATTAAAATTTGGGGAATTGATACTTACGGATCTGTTTTTAAAAAATACCACGAAACTGGAATTTTTGATGAGAATGAGATCTATTCTTATATCACCGAAGGAATTGGAGAAGACATTTTACCTAAAAATGTTGACTTTTCAATAATTGATGGTTTTACAAAAGTAACTGATAAAGATGCCGCAGTTTATACCAGAAAAATTGCTCTTGAAGAAGCTATTTTTGTTGGAAATTCAGCAGGAGCATGTATCAAAGGATTGTTGCAGTTAAAAGAACATTTTAAACCGGATGATGTTGTTGTAGTTCTTTTTCACGACTCAGGAAGCCGTTATGTTGGTAAAATGTTTAACGACGACTGGATGCGCGAACGCGGATTTTTAGAAGAAAACATAACTAAAGCCGAAGACGTTATTAAAGATCATATCGATAAACAATTGATTGTTGTTCGTACAGAAGAGTTGGTTTCGCATGCAATTGAGCGTATGAGAAAATATAAAATATCTCAAATTCCGGTTGTAGATATTAACGGATTTGTTGGTTCTGTTGACGAAACAGATTTGTTTAGAAGTTATGTTGCGGATAAAAATGTAGCTGAAAAACCAATTAAAGAAGTAATGGGAAAACCTTTTCCAATTGTAAAATTAGGAACTCCAATCGAAGAAGTTTCCAAATTGTTTACCAAAGAAAATGATGCTGTTTTAGTAGATCTTGAAAATGGAAAACATCATATTATTACAAAGTATGATATAATTGGATCAATAAAATAA
- a CDS encoding 3'-5' exonuclease, translating to MNFTAIDFETATGHHPCSVGIVTVQNGIIVDEFVTLIKPPNNEYNPFTIRVHGIYPKDTINAKSFLQVYPEIEKRLKNRVIVAHNESFDRNVLLKSMALHGLDYEDLNIASKWECTVKIYKAKGLKPTKLSDCCREMKIQLDHHEALSDARACAKLYMLK from the coding sequence ATGAATTTTACCGCAATAGATTTTGAAACTGCAACAGGGCATCATCCGTGTTCTGTGGGAATTGTTACCGTTCAAAATGGAATAATTGTAGACGAGTTTGTTACTTTGATTAAACCACCTAATAACGAATATAATCCATTTACGATTCGGGTTCATGGCATTTATCCAAAGGATACTATAAATGCCAAGTCATTTTTGCAAGTTTATCCCGAAATCGAAAAAAGATTAAAGAATAGAGTAATAGTAGCACATAATGAAAGTTTTGACCGCAATGTTTTGCTTAAGTCAATGGCACTTCATGGGTTGGATTACGAAGACTTAAATATAGCTTCAAAATGGGAATGCACCGTTAAAATTTATAAAGCAAAAGGGTTAAAGCCAACGAAACTGAGTGATTGTTGTCGTGAAATGAAGATTCAGTTAGACCATCATGAAGCATTATCTGATGCGCGAGCTTGTGCCAAGTTGTATATGCTGAAATAA
- a CDS encoding DUF2851 family protein yields MKEDFLHYLWKFKKFETLNLRTTQNEPVIIIKTGDYLELSGPDFFNAQIIIGDQKWAGNIEIHIKSSDWYVHHHEKDSAYENVILHVVWEHDAEIFRENNIEIPVLVLKNYVSSDIILSYKSLLTPKSWIFCEKEISQINDFAFKNWKERLFFERLERKSKFIYDLLEETNQDWEVVLFCLLAKNFGLNTNGVSFLQVAKAIPFSVIRKESFEVENLEALLLGTAGLLDKDGEDVYFTDLKIRYFYLLHKYQFKKCHIDPVQFFKHRPDNFPTIRLSQLANLYSKHQNLFSKIISLKSVKEVYNLLGVSANLYWQNHYQFDKESPKKAKVLSKSFLDLVIINTIIPIQFAYATTIGETISEDLIEFMNEVSPENNTIISKFKGFGILSENAFESQALLELKNEYCNRKACLKCVIGMELLKNN; encoded by the coding sequence ATGAAAGAAGATTTTCTTCATTATCTCTGGAAATTCAAGAAGTTTGAAACATTGAATTTGAGAACTACACAAAATGAGCCTGTCATTATTATTAAAACAGGCGATTATTTAGAACTTTCAGGTCCGGATTTTTTTAATGCACAGATCATAATTGGAGATCAAAAATGGGCAGGAAATATTGAGATTCATATAAAATCTTCTGATTGGTATGTGCATCATCATGAAAAAGATAGCGCCTACGAAAATGTAATTTTGCATGTTGTTTGGGAACATGATGCAGAAATATTCAGAGAAAACAACATCGAAATTCCTGTTTTAGTTTTAAAAAATTATGTTTCATCTGATATTATATTATCTTATAAATCACTTCTTACCCCTAAATCATGGATATTTTGTGAAAAAGAAATTTCCCAAATAAATGATTTTGCATTTAAAAATTGGAAAGAAAGATTGTTTTTTGAGCGATTGGAACGTAAATCAAAATTTATTTATGATTTGCTCGAAGAAACAAATCAGGATTGGGAGGTCGTTTTATTCTGTTTATTAGCAAAGAATTTTGGATTAAATACCAATGGAGTTTCTTTCTTGCAAGTGGCCAAAGCTATACCGTTTTCAGTTATTCGAAAAGAAAGTTTTGAAGTAGAGAATCTCGAGGCATTACTTTTAGGAACTGCGGGTTTATTAGATAAAGATGGAGAAGATGTTTATTTTACAGATTTAAAAATCAGGTATTTTTATCTGCTGCATAAATACCAATTCAAAAAATGTCATATAGATCCAGTTCAGTTTTTTAAGCATCGTCCGGATAATTTCCCTACGATTCGGCTTTCGCAATTGGCAAATTTATATAGCAAACATCAAAATTTATTTTCCAAAATAATAAGTCTGAAATCAGTTAAAGAAGTATATAATCTGTTAGGTGTTTCTGCTAATTTATATTGGCAAAACCATTATCAGTTTGATAAAGAAAGTCCGAAGAAAGCGAAAGTTTTATCAAAATCATTTTTAGATTTAGTAATTATAAATACCATAATTCCAATTCAATTTGCTTATGCAACTACAATTGGTGAAACAATTTCTGAAGATTTAATTGAATTTATGAATGAAGTTTCGCCAGAGAATAATACAATTATAAGTAAATTTAAAGGCTTTGGAATTCTTTCTGAAAATGCTTTTGAATCTCAGGCTTTATTAGAACTTAAAAATGAATATTGTAATAGAAAAGCGTGTTTAAAATGCGTAATAGGAATGGAGTTATTGAAAAATAATTAG
- a CDS encoding PspC family transcriptional regulator, with translation MSAILKLKFFFEKYGFHVSSRLADKLGMRVTSVRLFFIYISFVTAGLGFGVYLTLAFWIRLKDLIRAKRTSVFDL, from the coding sequence ATGTCAGCTATTTTAAAACTAAAATTTTTTTTCGAGAAATATGGATTTCATGTTTCTTCAAGATTGGCTGACAAACTAGGAATGCGTGTAACAAGCGTTAGATTGTTTTTTATTTATATTTCGTTTGTTACGGCTGGTTTAGGTTTTGGTGTTTATCTTACGCTCGCATTTTGGATTCGTTTAAAAGATTTAATTCGTGCCAAAAGAACGTCAGTTTTTGATTTATAA
- a CDS encoding amino acid permease has product MSIWKRKPLAQLLAEAADSEKGLKRTLTAWSLIALGIGAIIGAGLFVRTATAAAQNAGPSVTIAFIIAAIGCALAGLCYAELSSSIPISGSAYTYTYATMGEFLAWIIGWDLILEYAVGAATVGIAWSEYLNNLLVTVLHVSPIPFEFSHSPFQKIVDPVTHQVTHGIINLPALFIVSIISLLLIKGIQESAFVNGIIVIVKVTIVILIIVVGWHFINPANHTPYIPSPSIFTDEHGIDHSYGGIMGILGAAGTVFFAFIGFDAVSTAAQETKNPKKAMPIGILGSLAVCTLLYILFAHVLTGVATVEDFRTGGKEASVAFAINKYMIGYEWLGQLVTVAILAGFSSVILVMLLGQSRVFYAMGKDGLLPKAFSDVHPKYKTPYKANLAILVIVGAFAAFIPGDIVGDMTSIGTLFAFVLVCISVIILRKKEPDMVREFKTPFVPLVPLLGVGVCCAMMYGLGWTNWLRLFAWMAIGVVFYFTYGKKNSKLNNPEE; this is encoded by the coding sequence ATGTCAATTTGGAAAAGAAAACCATTAGCACAGCTTTTAGCAGAAGCTGCTGATTCTGAAAAAGGGTTAAAAAGAACCTTGACCGCCTGGTCATTAATCGCCTTAGGTATTGGCGCCATCATTGGTGCAGGATTATTTGTTAGAACTGCTACCGCTGCTGCGCAAAATGCTGGCCCATCAGTTACTATTGCATTTATTATTGCTGCTATTGGTTGTGCATTAGCTGGATTATGCTATGCAGAACTTTCGTCTTCTATTCCAATTTCTGGTAGTGCTTATACATATACATATGCAACTATGGGTGAATTCCTTGCCTGGATAATTGGTTGGGATTTAATACTTGAGTATGCTGTAGGAGCAGCAACTGTAGGGATTGCATGGAGTGAATATCTCAATAATTTACTGGTCACGGTGCTTCATGTAAGTCCAATTCCATTTGAATTTTCGCATTCTCCATTTCAAAAAATAGTAGATCCTGTTACACATCAAGTGACACACGGAATTATAAATCTTCCTGCTCTTTTTATCGTTAGTATCATTAGTTTATTATTGATAAAAGGTATACAGGAATCTGCTTTTGTAAACGGAATTATTGTAATCGTTAAAGTAACTATTGTTATTTTAATAATTGTAGTTGGATGGCATTTTATAAACCCGGCAAATCATACTCCATATATCCCTTCACCATCTATCTTTACAGATGAGCACGGAATTGATCATAGTTATGGTGGTATTATGGGAATCTTAGGTGCTGCAGGAACTGTTTTCTTTGCCTTTATTGGTTTTGACGCTGTAAGTACAGCTGCTCAGGAAACAAAAAATCCTAAAAAAGCAATGCCTATTGGAATCTTAGGATCATTAGCGGTTTGTACGCTATTATATATCCTTTTTGCTCACGTACTTACTGGTGTTGCAACTGTTGAAGATTTTAGAACTGGTGGTAAAGAGGCTTCTGTTGCATTTGCCATCAATAAATATATGATTGGATACGAATGGTTAGGACAATTAGTAACTGTGGCTATTTTGGCTGGATTCTCTTCTGTAATTCTAGTAATGTTATTAGGACAATCAAGAGTGTTTTATGCAATGGGTAAAGATGGTTTACTTCCTAAAGCTTTCAGTGATGTTCACCCAAAATACAAAACTCCATACAAAGCAAATCTTGCAATTTTAGTAATTGTTGGTGCATTTGCTGCATTCATACCAGGAGATATTGTAGGAGATATGACTAGTATTGGAACCTTATTTGCTTTTGTACTTGTATGTATATCTGTTATTATTTTACGTAAAAAAGAACCAGATATGGTTCGCGAATTCAAAACCCCATTTGTTCCTTTAGTACCTTTATTAGGAGTTGGTGTGTGTTGTGCAATGATGTACGGTTTAGGATGGACAAACTGGTTGAGACTTTTTGCCTGGATGGCTATAGGAGTTGTTTTCTACTTTACTTACGGTAAGAAAAACAGTAAATTAAACAATCCAGAAGAATAA
- a CDS encoding helix-hairpin-helix domain-containing protein: MNFKTVLAYFKFTNQQRTGIFLLFIIIVVLQTVYFFIDFSLPEKSFPEKQQWISLQSEIDSLKLIKYKEQPKVYTFNPNFISDYKGYKLGMSIEEIDRLLAFRKENKYVNSVEEFQQVTKISDSLLKVISPLFKFPEWTQNKSSFKEEKKTYAEKSYSKKENKITVLDINQASQDDLIKIYGIGEALSLRILKQKEILGCFVSMEQMSDVWGLSPEVIAELNSHFKVVIPSGLKKIAINDASLKELSQFPYFRYALAKQIVTTRSMNGNFNNIEDLSKIKDFPVEKAKIISLYLEF, translated from the coding sequence ATGAATTTTAAAACAGTACTAGCATATTTTAAGTTTACAAATCAGCAGCGTACCGGAATTTTTTTGCTTTTCATAATTATAGTAGTATTACAAACAGTGTATTTTTTTATAGACTTTAGTCTTCCTGAAAAGTCTTTCCCTGAAAAACAGCAATGGATTTCTCTACAATCTGAAATTGATTCCTTGAAATTGATAAAATATAAAGAGCAGCCAAAAGTTTATACTTTTAATCCAAATTTTATCTCAGACTATAAAGGTTATAAACTCGGAATGTCAATTGAGGAAATTGATCGTTTATTGGCTTTTCGAAAAGAAAATAAATATGTGAACTCTGTAGAAGAATTTCAGCAAGTCACAAAAATTTCAGATTCTTTATTAAAAGTTATTTCACCTTTATTTAAATTTCCGGAATGGACTCAAAATAAATCTAGCTTTAAAGAAGAAAAGAAAACATACGCAGAGAAATCTTATTCGAAAAAAGAAAATAAAATTACAGTTTTAGATATTAATCAGGCAAGTCAGGATGATTTGATTAAAATTTATGGTATTGGTGAAGCTTTGTCACTACGGATATTAAAGCAAAAAGAAATTTTAGGCTGTTTTGTTTCGATGGAGCAAATGAGCGATGTTTGGGGACTTTCGCCAGAAGTAATAGCAGAATTAAACTCTCATTTTAAAGTTGTGATACCTTCAGGTTTGAAAAAAATCGCAATCAATGATGCTTCTTTAAAAGAATTATCGCAGTTTCCATATTTCAGATATGCACTAGCAAAACAGATAGTGACAACTAGAAGTATGAATGGAAATTTTAATAATATTGAGGATTTATCAAAAATTAAAGATTTTCCTGTTGAAAAAGCAAAAATAATTAGTTTATATTTGGAGTTCTAA
- a CDS encoding acyl-CoA dehydrogenase family protein produces MNFDYNETQSMIAQSIKDFADKNIRPYIMEWDEAQIFPVPLFKKLGEMGYMGVLVPEEYGGSGLGYHEYITVVEEISKVDPSIGLSVAAHNSLCTNHILTFGNEEQKKKWLPKLATAEYIGAWGLTEHNTGSDAGGMNTTAVRDGDEWIINGAKNFITHAISGDIAVVIVRTGEKGDSKGMTAFVLEKGMKGFTSGKKENKLGMRASETAELVFDSCRVPDANRLGEVGQGFVQAMKILDGGRISIGALSLGIAKGAYEAALKYSKERYQFGQPISNFQGISFKLADMATEIEASELLLHKAAFLKQQHKPVTTLGAMAKMYASEACVKIANEAVQIHGGYGYTKDFPVEKFYRDSKLCTIGEGTTEIQKVVISRNLLKE; encoded by the coding sequence ATGAATTTTGATTACAATGAAACGCAGTCGATGATTGCTCAGTCAATAAAAGATTTTGCCGATAAAAATATCAGACCTTATATAATGGAGTGGGATGAAGCTCAAATTTTTCCGGTTCCTTTATTTAAAAAATTAGGCGAAATGGGATATATGGGAGTTTTAGTGCCCGAAGAATATGGAGGTTCCGGTTTAGGATACCATGAGTATATTACAGTTGTTGAAGAAATTTCAAAAGTAGATCCTTCAATAGGATTATCTGTTGCAGCTCATAATTCGTTATGTACAAATCATATTTTGACTTTTGGGAATGAAGAACAAAAGAAAAAATGGCTGCCAAAACTTGCAACTGCTGAATATATAGGAGCTTGGGGATTAACAGAACACAATACAGGTTCTGATGCCGGCGGAATGAATACAACAGCAGTAAGAGATGGTGATGAATGGATTATAAACGGTGCTAAAAATTTTATTACGCATGCGATTTCCGGAGATATTGCAGTAGTAATTGTTCGTACCGGAGAAAAAGGTGATTCTAAAGGAATGACAGCTTTTGTTCTTGAAAAAGGAATGAAAGGATTTACATCAGGGAAAAAAGAAAATAAATTAGGGATGCGTGCCAGTGAAACTGCAGAATTAGTTTTTGATAGTTGCCGAGTGCCGGATGCAAATAGATTAGGAGAAGTAGGACAGGGATTTGTTCAGGCTATGAAAATATTAGATGGAGGCCGAATCTCAATTGGAGCTTTGTCGTTAGGAATTGCAAAAGGTGCTTATGAAGCAGCACTTAAATATTCTAAAGAAAGATATCAGTTTGGACAGCCTATCAGTAATTTTCAGGGAATTTCATTTAAACTGGCTGATATGGCAACAGAAATTGAAGCTTCGGAATTATTGTTACATAAAGCTGCTTTCTTGAAACAGCAACATAAACCGGTTACAACACTTGGAGCGATGGCAAAAATGTATGCATCAGAAGCTTGTGTGAAAATTGCAAACGAAGCAGTTCAAATTCACGGAGGTTATGGTTATACAAAAGATTTTCCGGTAGAGAAATTCTATCGTGATTCTAAATTATGTACAATTGGAGAAGGAACTACCGAAATTCAAAAGGTGGTTATTTCCAGAAATTTGCTAAAAGAGTAA
- the rpsU gene encoding 30S ribosomal protein S21 has product MLIIPIKDGENIDRALKRYKRKFDKTGTVRQLRARTAFIKPSVIKRAQIQKAAYIQNLRDSLES; this is encoded by the coding sequence ATGTTAATTATACCAATTAAAGACGGAGAAAATATCGATAGAGCATTAAAGCGCTATAAAAGAAAATTTGATAAAACAGGAACTGTTCGTCAATTAAGAGCACGTACTGCTTTTATTAAGCCTTCTGTTATCAAAAGAGCTCAAATTCAAAAAGCTGCTTACATCCAAAACTTGAGAGATAGTTTAGAAAGTTAG
- a CDS encoding tyrosine-type recombinase/integrase, protein MKSNKEAFRDYLQLEKKYSAHTVNAYLNDILFFETFNKDNFEQESIEKVNYSQIRSWIVSLVDANISNVSVNRKMASLKAFYKFLLKTKQIEVNPMLKHKALKTPKIVQIPFSEKELTDLMKEIDNPCGFEEVRDKLIVDLFYVTGMRRAELIHLMKNNVDLSSNVVKVLGKRNKERIIPILPIIVEQFDLYLKERASVEEIVDDDYFFISKKGLKLSESFVYRLINSYFSRVSEKVKKSPHVLRHTFATHLLNNGADLNSVKELLGHSSLASTQVYTHNSLAELKKVYTDAHPRNK, encoded by the coding sequence ATGAAATCAAATAAAGAGGCATTTCGTGATTATCTTCAGTTGGAGAAAAAATATTCGGCACATACGGTTAATGCTTATTTGAATGATATTTTGTTCTTTGAAACGTTTAATAAAGATAATTTTGAACAGGAAAGTATTGAGAAGGTAAATTATAGCCAAATTAGAAGTTGGATTGTTTCTTTGGTAGATGCGAATATTTCTAATGTTTCAGTAAATCGAAAAATGGCTTCATTGAAAGCTTTTTATAAATTCCTTTTAAAAACAAAGCAAATAGAGGTTAATCCAATGTTGAAACATAAAGCATTGAAAACGCCGAAAATTGTTCAGATTCCTTTTTCTGAAAAAGAATTAACTGATTTAATGAAGGAAATTGATAATCCTTGTGGTTTTGAAGAAGTGAGGGATAAGCTTATTGTTGATTTGTTTTATGTCACAGGAATGCGAAGGGCTGAGTTGATACATTTGATGAAGAATAATGTTGATTTGTCTTCGAATGTGGTAAAGGTTTTAGGGAAGCGAAATAAAGAACGTATTATTCCGATTCTGCCTATTATAGTTGAGCAGTTTGATTTGTATCTAAAGGAACGTGCTTCGGTTGAGGAAATAGTAGATGATGATTATTTTTTTATTTCAAAAAAAGGGTTAAAATTGAGCGAATCTTTTGTGTATCGATTAATAAATTCTTACTTTAGTAGGGTCTCTGAAAAGGTAAAAAAAAGTCCGCATGTGCTTAGGCATACTTTTGCGACTCACTTATTAAATAACGGAGCGGATTTAAATTCAGTTAAGGAATTATTAGGGCATTCGAGTTTAGCGTCTACGCAAGTTTATACTCATAATAGTTTAGCAGAGCTTAAAAAGGTGTATACTGATGCGCATCCTCGGAACAAATAA